The Neomonachus schauinslandi chromosome 11, ASM220157v2, whole genome shotgun sequence genome contains a region encoding:
- the IRF7 gene encoding interferon regulatory factor 7 has protein sequence MAVAPDRGPPRLLFGDWLLGEVSSGRYEGLRWLDAARTRFRVPWKHFARKDLGEADSRIFKAWAVARGRWPPSSGGGGGDQLALEGALRASWKTNFRCALRSTQRFVMLQDNSGDPTDPHKVYGLSSKLGWRGAGIHQGEEKTLEDALPLMGGLPRLGLSPEPCAPSHLSGPAGNAEDLLLQALEQSCLEDHLLEAAWGVDPVPPEAPGPELPDMEPSLPGAVKTAPWHQAQVTDAGSAPALEPWQPPQEVEPCPPGAGEQVLLRPSCSQPGPQAEPSLRALDVTIMYKGRTVLQDVVWHPSFVFLYGPPSPAATAMEPQHVAFPSPAELPDQKQLHYTEKLLQHVAPGLQLELRGHGLWARRLGKCKVYWEVGGPLGSASPSTTPRLLQRNQDTPIFDFSTFFREMMEFRARRRRGSPHYTIYLGFGQDLSAGRPKEKSLVLVKLEPRLCRAHLECVQREGVSSLDSSSLGLCLSSSNSLYEDLEHFLMEVEQPA, from the exons ATGGCCGTGGCTCCTGACAG GGGGCCCCCGCGCCTGCTGTTCGGAGACTGGCTTCTGGGGGAGGTCAGCAGCGGCCGCTACGAAGGCCTGCGGTGGCTGGACGCGGCCCGCACACGCTTCCGCGTGCCCTGGAAGCACTTCGCGCGGAAGGACCTGGGAGAGGCTGACTCGCGCATCTTCAAG gcctgggctgTCGCCCGCGGCAGGTGGCCGCCCAGCAGTGGCGGCGGCGGAGGTGACCAGTTGGCCCTGGAGGGCGCACTCCGCGCCAGCTGGAAGACGAACTTCCGCTGTGCGCTGCGCAGCACGCAGCGCTTTGTGATGCTGCAAGACAACTCGGGGGACCCCACTGACCCACATAAAGTGTACGGGCTCAGCTCCAAGCTGGGGTGGAGAG GTGCGGGCATTCACCAGGGGGAGGAGAAGACCCTTGAAGATGCCCTACCCTTGATG GGCGGGCTCCCTAGGCTCgggctgagccctgagccctgtgCCCCAAGCCACCTTTCTGGCCCAGCTGGCAATGCTGAGGACCTCTTGCTCCAGGCTCTAGAGCAGAGCTGCCTGGAGGACCATCTGCTGGAAGCTGCATGGGGGGTGGACCCAGTACCCCCAGAGGCTCCTG GCCCGGAGCTCCCAGACATGGAGCCGTCCCTGCCAGGGGCAGTCAAGACAGCCCCCTGGCACCAGGCCCAGGTGACAG ATGCAGGCTCAGCCCCGGCCCTGGAGCCCTGGCAGCCCCCCCAAGAGGTGGAGCCTTGCCCCCCAGGAGCCGGTGAGCAGGTGCTGCTCAGGCCCAGCTGCTCACAGCCCGGACCACAGGCAGAGCCCAGCCTGAGGGCCCTGGATGTGACCATCATGTACAAGGGCCGCACAGTGCTGCAGGACGTGGTGTGGCATCCAAGCTTCGTGTTCCTGTACGGGCCCCCGAGCCCGGCTGCCACGGCCATGGAGCCCCAGCACGTGGCCTTCCCGAGCCCGGCCGAGCTCCCTGACCAGAAGCAGCTGCACTACACAGAGAAGCTATTGCAGCACGTGGCCCCTGGCCTGCAGCTGGAGTTGCGGGGGCACGGGCTGTGGGCCCGGCGCCTGGGCAAGTGCAAGGTCTACTGGGAGGTGGGCGGGCCCCTGGGCTCTGCCAGTCCCTCCACAACCCCCCGCCTGCTGCAGAGGAACCAGGACACCCCCATCTTCGACTTCAGCACCTTCTTCCGAG AGATGATGGAGTTCCGGGCGCGCCGGCGTCGGGGCTCCCCACACTACACCATCTACCTGGGCTTTGGGCAGGACCTGTCAGCTGGGAGGCCCAAGGAGAAGAGCCTGGTCCTGGTGAAG ctggAGCCACGGCTGTGCCGGGCACATCTGGAGTGCGTGCAGCGAGAAGGGGTGTCCTCCCTGGACAGCAGCAGCCTCGGCCTCTGCCTGTCCAGCTCCAACAGCCTCTACGAGGACCTTGAGCACTTCCTCATGGAGGTGGAGCAGCCGGCTTGA
- the CDHR5 gene encoding cadherin-related family member 5, translating into MGAWALLLPLLMATAQAQVCSVNNNFFEVQENTNQSGPLADIYVPKGQQVTLGPSSTPYAFWIQGTQLFLNVTPDYEENTMLQAQLECRSGDTVVTQLRVLVSVLDINDNAPEFPFKIKVKKIPEDTKVNTTVIPETELEARDLDKDDILFYTLQEVTPGASNFFSLVGTNLPALRLDQPLDFYSWQNITFRLLVRDTQEENAEPSHTATATLELKVQPADLRPPWFLPCGYSDPYICINAEYHGAVPLGHKLPAPLVLRPGPIHAVDGDQGINQRILYSIMQGQDGTFAIDADSGNLTMTRSVPSPKTFTLLVKGEQADRARYSVTWVRIEARNATGSLPYFPKSQYRGRVARGSGAGVEVKDTTAPSLPLRIWAQDPDFPDLNSAITYRITNNTNFRMDGETVLTAALLADEGVFYAEVEANNTVTTGTATTVVEIQVLEWEEPPPTGPSGPPETPTSPEAGGTTRPSSSTTLEAPRPPGPSQGPSTTSPGGGTGPHLPSSTTLRPLASSTPGGPPSVGTSTFLPSASPSGGSTQTLKPGTSQPMMPPGPSRTPQTSGPPQTGGGSTPGNGEPGISQVEDRRFSVVDMAALGGVLGALLLLALIALLILIHKHYGQPLKCCSGKAPDRQPLRFDNQAFVAPQEDNWAPAPRSSPGPTRAAAPEPPEPPEPPEPALPEPPSAAAPRPASESPEVARDGGGPAAVRSILTKERRPEGGYKAVWFGEDIGAEADVVVLNTPASDAARAADSGSEVSSDEDADADADDDAPDAGSTYV; encoded by the exons ATGGGCGCTTGGGCCCTGCTGCTGCCACTGCTCATGGCCACGGCTCAGGCCCAGG TCTGCTCTGTGAACAACAACTTTTTCGAAGTCCAGGAGAACACGAATCAGAGCGGGCCCCTGGCTGACATCTACGTCCCCAAGGGCCAGCAGGTGACCCTCGGGCCGTCGTCCACCCCCTACGCGTTCTGGATCCAGGGGACTCAGCTGTTTCTCAATGTGACTCCTGACTATGAG GAGAACACGATGCTGCAGGCGCAACTGGAATGCAGAAGTGGCGACACCGTG GTGACCCAGCTGAGAGTGCTGGTGTCCGTGCTGGACATCAATGACAACGCGCCCGAGTTCCCCTTTAAAATCAAGGTGAAGAAAATACCTGAG GACACTAAAGTGAATACCACTGTCATCCCTGAGACGGAACTGGAGGCCCGGGATCTCGACAAGGATGACATCTTGTTCTATACCCTCCAGGAAGTGACCCCG ggcGCCAGTAACTTCTTCTCCTTGGTGGGTACCAACCTCCCTGCCCTGCGGCTGGACCAGCCACTGGACTTCTACTCATGGCAGAACATTACCTTCCGGCTGCTGGTGCGG GACACACAGGAGGAGAATGCAGAGCCCAGCCACACGGCCACAGCCACCTTGGAACTGAAGGTGCAGCCTGCTGACCTTCGCCCCCCCTGGTTCCTGCCCTGTGGCTATTCAGACCCTTACATCTGCATCAACGCTGAGTACCACGGGGCTGTCCCCCTGGGGCACAAACTG CCAGCCCCCCTCGTCCTACGTCCTGGGCCCATCCACGCCGTGGACGGGGATCAGGGCATCAACCAGCGCATCCTCTACAGCATTATGCAGG GACAAGATGGCACGTTTGCCATCGATGCTGACTCGGGCAACCTTACCATGACCAGAAGCGTCCCCAGCCCAAAGACCTTCACTCTGCTGGTCAAG GGTGAACAGGCAGACCGTGCCCGCTACTCGGTGACCTGGGTCAGGATCGAGGCCCGAAATGCCACTGGGAGCCTACCCTACTTCCCCAAGAGCCAGTACCGGGGCCGGGTGGCGCGCGGCTCTGGAGCAGGCGTGGAGGTCAAAGACACAaccgccccctccctgcctctgaggATCTGGGCCCAGGACCCTGACTTTCCG GACCTCAACTCTGCCATCACGTATCGCATCACCAATAACACCAACTTCCGGATGGATGGCGAGACTGTGCTGACCGCTGCCCTGCTGGCCGATGAGGGGGTCTTCTATGCAGAG GTCGAGGCCAATAACACAGTGACCACAGGCACAGCAACCACTGTGGTGGAAATACAGGTGCTGGAGTGGGAGGAGCCCCCGCCCACAG GTCCCTCCGGTCCCCCAGAGACCCCCACATCCCCAGAGGCTGGAGGAACAACCAGGCCCTCAAGCAGCACCACTTTGGAAGCCCCCAGACCCCCAGGGCCCTCTCAGGGACCCTCTACGACCAGCCCTGGGGGGGGCACTGGCCCACATCTCCCCTCAAGCACAACTCTGAGGCCACTTGCCTCATCTACGCCCGGGGGGCCCCCCAGTGTGGGAACCAGCACCTTCCTCCCATCAGCCTCACCCAGCGGGGGCTCAACACAGACGCTAAAGCCAGGAACCTCTCAGCCGATGATGCCCCCTGGGCCCAGCAGGACCCCACAGACCTCAG GGCCACCCCAAACTGGAGGAGGCAGCACTCCGGGGAATGGCGAGCCAGGGATCAGCCAAGTTGAGGACAGGCGCTTCTCTGTCGTGGACATGGCGGCCCTGGGCGGGGTGCTGGGCGCGCTGCTTCTTCTGGCTCTGATTGCCCTCCTTATCCTCATCCACAAGCACTACGGCCAACCGCTCAAGTGTTGCTCCGGAAAAGCTCCG gatCGCCAGCCCCTCCGCTTTGACAACCAGGCCTTTGTTGCCCCCCAAGAGGACAACTGGGCGCCAGCTCCCCGCTCCTCACCTGGCCCCACCCGGGCTGCGGCCCCGGAGCCCCCGGAGCCCCCGGAGCCCCCGGAGCCTGCGCTCCCAGAGCCCCCCAGCGCCGCGGCCCCGCGCCCTGCCTCAGAGTCCCCCGAGGTGGCCCGCGATGGAGGCGGCCCAGCGGCTGTGAGGTCCATCCTGACCAAAGAACGGCGGCCCGAGGGCGGCTACAAGGCCGTGTGGTTCGGGGAGGACATTGGGGCTGAGGCCGACGTGGTGGTCCTCAACACGCCCGCCTCAGACGCGGCCCGCGCCGCCGACTCTGGCAGCGAGGTAAGCAGCGACGAGGACGCGGACGCGGATGCTGACGACGACGCGCCGGACGCCGGCTCCACCTACGTCTAG